Below is a window of Camelina sativa cultivar DH55 chromosome 11, Cs, whole genome shotgun sequence DNA.
GAACAGAGTAAAACAAAGGCAACTAAAACCCATCAACCGATGCAAAAAGGCAGAGATTGAAACAAGGCTCACTACTCAACGTCCCATAATAAAGCCTACTTCTCCAACATCCAATATTCGAATCAAACAGCGTGAGACTATCTTGTCAGAACCAAGAGACGTTAAAGCCAAGCCTTCACACAAGAAAATACCAAAGTCAAATGTTCTTGAAAACATCTCTGCCACAAGACCTCCTCAGAAACAGGTAATAATTTAGTTTCACgttcctctctttctctaactCACACTAGTAAGTTTCCAAGCTCTCAtaaattccctttttttttcaagattaaCGAAAGAGATAGACCGAAATCGAATGAAGACGCATACGTTTGCTCTAGTTTGATACACAAAATCGAGAAGACTAGTCCACAAGTAGCCACTGAACTCGATTCTGAAAAAGACTACATCACAAGAATAATGAATCTTGCGGGAACCAGGAATGTctcaccaacaacaacactgCTCGATCCTTCGATTTTTCGCAAACTAGAGTATTTTGGAGATTATCCATCAGGACCATTGGCTCTTCAATGCAATAGGAGGCTATTGTTCGATCTAGTGAACGAGTTTTACGCGGAAAGACGCCTAAACAATCATGGATCGGAGCTAATCAGCGAGCTTTGTTCCGCGACTGTAGCGAGATATAAGTTTTGTCAAGTTCCTGGAGAGATTGCTTTAATGGACGTTGACCACCTTCtacagaagaagaacaaggttgaagaggaaggagaagagatcttTGCAGAGGTTGAGCGGGAGATCATAGACGCACTCGTTCACGAAACAGCGTCTGAACTGAGACAAATCATTTATGGGCCGAAGATTTGCGACTAATTAAGTATTAGAATAGTTTCTTTATTGGGCCATATGTATTTAGCTCTGTAATTCCCCACAGGCCATAggtgtttatattaattttcatatcaaaatatGAATGAATCCTTTTATTAATCGTTTATATGTTTTCTAGGCCATTGGCCTTTCTCCAACCTGACAAAAGTGtataaattatttcttaatttttttttggtaagaaaattACTTTCTTAATTTGCATACATAAGTGGTGtcataaaacaaaattctttTTGTGAAAGCATAATATGCCATATTCCAATTTCCCTCCGTACATAAGTTAAAAACTGATTTTGTGAATGAAAATGGGTTCAAGTTACAATGAGTACTATTATCCATTTGTACGTATTTAcgactctatatatatatgcacatataGGTATAGAAATTGGACAAATGGTGCcgacaagagaaaaaaattggaCAAATGGTTCATACCTTTCCACAGAGCCTGACTCTCTCGTCCTTGAGTTCCCTCTCCTAATTTTCGAAGGAAGAGAGATCGATAAAAACTCATGGCAAAGGACAAAAGATCCAAGCAAAATCAAATTGTAATTATTCTAACCTTGGCTTCTAGTTTCTTTAGCTCATCTTCATATAACTTAGCCTACCAATATCAACCGACATAGAGTCCAAAAGAAATTAAGCCGGACAATATAATATCGAAAGAAATAAtcttatttcatttatatatatatttttgttaaagcatcttttatatatcttaCCTTCGTTGATCTAACAATGTATAGGCTTTTCTCTATCTGAGTGGCTATATCCTGAAGTTCTTTCACCGAACAAAACGCCAAACCTTGCCCCATCAGCTTCCTAACAAAGCCACATTATCAAAATTAGCACACTTCCTTTAGGCTTAGGAACCACTTATAACTCAGTTATATcgtttaaataatttagaaaacatATGTGACACTGAGATACAAACCGGTTATGAACTTCAAGAACTTCAATCTTTTTCACCATTGTCACCGTTTCCTTCTTTAGTCCCTGCATACCCAAGATAGTTGTACCAAAATGTGGCTAGatgtatttttcaaattaagtttGACATGATACTAAAAGGAACCTGCACGTATTGCTCTATGGGGTGAGTTTCTGCACCAAAGCATTCTCTCTTATATTCAACGTATCGCTTGATTGTCTTCTGGATACTAAGACATATCTCAAGAAAGGCTTCATTAGGTTGTGAGGTTTACTTGAAGAATATGTAAAGACTCTCTCGCATGGTTAATAATCTTATTCTATCTATGGCTCTTTATAATCacatattgatattattatacTAGCTAGACATATAGCCTTATATACTGGTATTGATCATGAACAAGACATTTGTTGGACATGTATGCATGTGTCGATTCTATAGGACCAGCTAGATATGAATCAAGTTATCTATTATTGATGTATTGTTATGCAAATCATTCTCAACCGACCATATGCCTAGCTACTTAATTTAGTGAGTCGTCCGACCTAATTAACTAGACCATGGAAGCATGGGTTAGAACTTGGACTCAGAACTATATCAACACACTCATATAGAAAAACGGTTTGACAAAACACTATCTCATATATAGacaacttgattttattttaaatatgttctTAAATTGTAAAAGTTCATTCTTCGAATAGAATAATATGTCAAATGGTTTGTGGGTTTCAGTTTGACACTTTGAGTTCCAACGTACATTAAGGCTCAATATTCAATAATCCGTAtgtctgaaaaccctaattaattcATAAGATAAACCTCAAGTTGAAACtataaatggaaaaaagaacaagaagttaAAACAGAAAGataattgtttccaaaaaaaaaccataggataaataaaataaatgaaatgtgAAAGAGGCATATTTTGGGAAAATCTAACAACTTGTACAAGCAAAATCTTTTACCTATATATTAAGAAATCTCAAGTACTATTTGTTCAGAAATATTCAACTACACTACTAATCAGACAAGATATTCAACAtcacaaaaaaagttttgaaatagTATATAGATTAGTGTAAATTATATTTGTCAAGCTGAAATTAAGATACTCACTCGGAGCTTGCGAATTCATATGATCTTCCTTTCTGAGAGAAGATCATAGCTGCGACTTGAGCATCACATAGAACAGAAAGCTCATGAGCCTTCTTAAAGAGACC
It encodes the following:
- the LOC104725692 gene encoding uncharacterized protein LOC104725692 isoform X1, giving the protein MDVTNSVKNREARPPHELRRDTTVSCSPRTRFSNKENKQSTTRKPNSSSSFRQEQIIHQKPKPTTVILVSVSKATGEKQSQNRVKQRQLKPINRCKKAEIETRLTTQRPIIKPTSPTSNIRIKQRETILSEPRDVKAKPSHKKIPKSNVLENISATRPPQKQINERDRPKSNEDAYVCSSLIHKIEKTSPQVATELDSEKDYITRIMNLAGTRNVSPTTTLLDPSIFRKLEYFGDYPSGPLALQCNRRLLFDLVNEFYAERRLNNHGSELISELCSATVARYKFCQVPGEIALMDVDHLLQKKNKVEEEGEEIFAEVEREIIDALVHETASELRQIIYGPKICD
- the LOC104725693 gene encoding MADS-box protein AGL72-like gives rise to the protein MVRGKIEIKKIENVTSRQVTFSKRRSGLFKKAHELSVLCDAQVAAMIFSQKGRSYEFASSDIQKTIKRYVEYKRECFGAETHPIEQYVQGLKKETVTMVKKIEVLEVHNRKLMGQGLAFCSVKELQDIATQIEKSLYIVRSTKAKLYEDELKKLEAKERELKDERVRLCGKV